A single region of the Nitrosomonas sp. Is79A3 genome encodes:
- a CDS encoding AsmA family protein — MKIFKWIGIAIIISILLFILLFSLKNWNWVRDLAAHQISELTHRTLTIDGDLTINWSLVPNIRFEQVKFENATWGKHPYMFEIAALDISVDLKEILKGRFIIPQIILTKPNIILERSTEGKGNWEFQAKESAKDKDFPFIERLRIVDGTLTYEDLTSHTHFNAFFATKIKEKDGDEATVLQAEGKLRGRPLTINLNAGPLVGLREAKQPYPMVFELHAGKTSVKVKGTLTQPLQLKGIDLQFDIKGPNPEQLSHILRAPMPNLPPYQLKGNLSHHEDIWQIQSLHGHVGDSDLAGNITVKIVAGQPHITADLNSKKIDLDDLGPLLGLAPDTGPGETASLAQRTEAEKQTASPLVFPHEPIDFKKLQDINVNVLLSSKHVKSKLPVDDLKLHIIIKEGHLVLAPLDFGVASGNIRSRLEFDTKSQPVKSKIEIEIHHVKLGEILRPFKIADKSSGLIGGQGIFWFKGNSVAEMLTSVDGGLLMLMTGGRLDGLLVELAGLDIGEAIVALFDKDDNTEINCAFVDLPTSGGIINMKTFVVDTEDTVFLGSGSIDFNTEQLDLVIDPKPKDLSLFSARAPLHVKGSFKDPTFTPEASAIFRGAVSLALLPSAPIVSLYSLLQKDKKDKGNHKKDNILCGGLVDAINEARK, encoded by the coding sequence ATGAAAATCTTTAAATGGATTGGAATTGCCATTATAATTTCGATACTTTTGTTTATTCTGTTGTTTTCCCTGAAGAATTGGAATTGGGTGCGCGATCTAGCTGCGCATCAAATCAGTGAGCTCACACATCGCACTCTTACTATTGATGGAGATTTAACTATCAATTGGTCTTTAGTGCCAAATATAAGGTTTGAACAGGTAAAGTTTGAGAATGCGACTTGGGGTAAACATCCATATATGTTTGAAATTGCGGCCTTAGATATAAGTGTCGACTTGAAAGAAATTCTTAAAGGTCGTTTCATAATCCCACAAATTATACTCACTAAACCGAATATTATTTTAGAAAGATCCACCGAAGGTAAAGGCAACTGGGAATTCCAGGCTAAAGAAAGCGCTAAAGATAAAGATTTTCCATTCATTGAACGTTTGCGGATTGTAGATGGAACCCTAACTTATGAAGATTTAACTTCACATACACACTTCAATGCTTTTTTTGCTACCAAAATAAAAGAGAAGGATGGGGACGAAGCTACTGTATTACAAGCTGAAGGCAAGCTAAGAGGGCGTCCTTTAACCATAAACTTAAATGCCGGACCATTAGTGGGGCTTCGAGAAGCAAAACAGCCTTATCCAATGGTTTTTGAATTACATGCTGGAAAAACTTCGGTTAAAGTTAAAGGTACCTTAACCCAGCCTCTTCAACTCAAAGGTATAGATTTACAATTTGATATTAAAGGACCTAATCCAGAACAATTATCGCATATCCTTAGAGCGCCGATGCCTAATTTACCTCCTTACCAATTAAAAGGTAATTTATCGCATCATGAGGATATATGGCAGATTCAAAGCTTACATGGGCATGTGGGAGATAGTGATCTCGCAGGAAATATTACTGTAAAGATTGTTGCTGGACAACCACACATAACGGCGGATTTAAATTCAAAAAAAATTGATTTAGATGATTTGGGACCACTATTAGGTCTAGCCCCTGATACGGGTCCTGGTGAAACCGCTTCCTTAGCACAGCGCACAGAAGCAGAAAAACAAACGGCGAGTCCATTGGTATTTCCGCATGAGCCCATCGATTTTAAAAAGTTACAGGATATTAATGTAAATGTTTTATTAAGCAGCAAACATGTTAAATCAAAACTGCCTGTAGATGACCTTAAGTTGCATATAATTATTAAGGAAGGCCATTTAGTTCTTGCACCTCTTGATTTTGGTGTTGCCTCAGGAAATATCCGATCCCGACTGGAATTTGATACAAAAAGTCAACCAGTAAAAAGCAAGATTGAGATCGAAATACATCATGTGAAATTGGGTGAAATTCTACGGCCTTTTAAAATTGCTGATAAAAGTTCTGGATTGATCGGCGGCCAAGGAATATTCTGGTTCAAGGGAAATTCAGTCGCAGAAATGCTAACCTCTGTAGATGGCGGGTTGTTAATGTTAATGACAGGGGGCCGATTAGATGGTTTATTGGTTGAACTAGCAGGTCTTGATATAGGCGAAGCTATAGTTGCGCTATTTGATAAGGATGATAATACGGAAATCAATTGTGCTTTTGTGGATCTTCCAACCAGTGGAGGCATCATTAATATGAAAACCTTTGTGGTAGATACGGAAGATACTGTTTTTTTAGGTAGCGGATCAATTGACTTCAATACAGAGCAACTGGATCTGGTTATTGATCCAAAGCCTAAAGACTTGAGTTTGTTTTCGGCTCGTGCACCTCTTCATGTAAAAGGGAGTTTCAAAGACCCCACTTTTACTCCTGAGGCTTCCGCTATTTTTCGGGGAGCTGTTTCACTAGCTTTGCTACCTTCGGCGCCAATTGTAAGCTTATACTCACTACTTCAGAAAGATAAGAAAGATAAAGGAAATCATAAAAAAGACAACATCCTTTGTGGTGGCCTTGTTGACGCTATCAATGAAGCTCGCAAGTAA
- a CDS encoding IS4 family transposase, whose product MHAGKLVFAQLMEHLPLRTFHQCVARYSGRYPTLKFSHLDQFLCMAFAQLTYRESLRDIETCLRAHQAKLYHLGIRGNIAKSTLADANEQRDCRIYMDFAMSLIQTARKLYASDSFAVELEQTVYALDTTTIDLCLSVFPWARFRSTKATVKMHTLLDLRGNIPTFIHISDGKMHEVNVFDILTPEAGSFYIMDRGFTDFSRWYTMHQAQAFFVTRAKSNLLFRRVYSRSVDKSTGLRCDQTIALRAPKASKDYPQHLRRIKFYDAEHDKHLVFLANNFDLPALTIAQLYRCRWQVELFFKWIKQHLRIKRFYGTTENAVKTQIWIAISVYVLVAIVKKRLNTEASLYTILQILSLTLFEKTPIDQLVKNTEVQITMSKNNNQLNLFN is encoded by the coding sequence ATGCACGCAGGGAAATTGGTGTTTGCCCAATTAATGGAGCACCTGCCTTTGCGCACGTTTCATCAGTGCGTAGCCAGATATTCAGGTCGATATCCAACACTCAAGTTCTCGCATCTCGACCAGTTTCTGTGCATGGCTTTCGCACAACTGACTTACCGCGAGAGTCTGCGCGACATCGAAACCTGTCTGCGCGCCCACCAAGCCAAGCTCTACCATTTGGGCATACGAGGCAACATCGCCAAGAGTACGTTGGCTGATGCCAACGAGCAGCGCGACTGCCGCATCTATATGGATTTCGCGATGAGCCTGATCCAGACAGCCAGAAAGCTTTACGCCAGCGACAGCTTTGCTGTCGAGCTGGAACAAACGGTCTACGCACTCGATACCACGACCATTGACTTGTGCTTGAGCGTCTTTCCGTGGGCACGCTTCCGCTCCACCAAGGCTACCGTTAAGATGCATACGCTGCTTGACCTGCGCGGCAATATTCCAACCTTCATTCATATCAGCGATGGCAAGATGCACGAGGTCAATGTGTTCGACATCCTGACACCCGAAGCTGGCAGCTTTTACATCATGGATCGGGGCTTCACCGATTTTTCTCGCTGGTACACCATGCACCAAGCACAAGCATTTTTTGTAACACGCGCTAAATCCAATCTGCTTTTTCGCCGCGTCTACTCTCGCTCCGTGGACAAATCCACCGGACTGCGCTGTGACCAAACCATTGCCCTAAGGGCTCCCAAGGCTAGCAAGGATTATCCTCAGCACCTGCGGCGTATCAAGTTCTACGATGCAGAACACGACAAGCATCTGGTATTTCTAGCCAACAACTTCGACTTACCTGCGCTGACCATCGCTCAGCTTTATCGTTGTCGCTGGCAGGTCGAACTATTCTTCAAGTGGATCAAGCAACATCTTCGTATCAAGCGTTTCTACGGAACTACTGAGAACGCAGTCAAAACGCAGATATGGATTGCCATATCGGTTTATGTCTTGGTTGCCATCGTGAAAAAGCGGCTCAATACCGAAGCTTCGCTTTACACAATTCTACAGATTTTAAGCCTGACTCTTTTCGAGAAAACACCTATCGATCAATTGGTTAAAAATACCGAGGTGCAAATAACCATGTCGAAAAATAATAACCAACTGAATCTATTCAATTAA
- a CDS encoding integrase family protein: protein MMAAITIQALPHKITKSYVDRLSTPEAGQAFVRDSELKGFAVRVTSTGAKSFILEKRIDGKVKRLTLGRYPELTVEQARKEAHKLLGHIAVGRNPPAEKKQEALKGTTLQEAFEDFIKVRKNLKPRTLYDYQRVMQVVFADWQNKAMLEIGKDMIAKRHSKTGAERGEAYANLSMRFLRALFNFAIAQYEDDSGHAILRENPVMRLTQTRAWYRVDRRQTVIKPHQLAPWYQAILSLKQDQLSKQSALVADYLLFLLFTGLRRQEAATLKWSDIDLNDRSFTLTDTKNREPLTLPLTDFISDLLRSRKAATDSEYVFAGDGKAGYLIEPRRQVQKVTELSGVSFTLHDLRRTFITVAESIDISAYALKRLVNHKMTNDVTAGYIVSDVERLRKPMEEISAQLLRHFEINEEKKVLKFPVHQNP from the coding sequence ATGATGGCTGCTATTACAATCCAAGCGCTTCCGCACAAAATCACTAAGTCTTATGTAGACAGATTGTCTACACCAGAAGCTGGTCAGGCCTTTGTGCGTGATTCAGAACTAAAAGGCTTCGCCGTCCGTGTCACTTCAACCGGCGCAAAATCATTTATCCTCGAAAAGAGGATTGATGGCAAAGTTAAACGATTAACCCTTGGCCGTTATCCAGAGTTAACAGTCGAGCAAGCCAGAAAAGAAGCGCATAAATTGCTGGGGCATATTGCTGTAGGGCGTAACCCACCTGCTGAGAAAAAACAAGAAGCTCTGAAAGGCACGACACTACAAGAAGCCTTTGAGGATTTCATCAAGGTCAGAAAGAATCTTAAACCCCGAACTCTTTATGATTATCAGCGTGTAATGCAAGTTGTGTTTGCTGATTGGCAAAACAAAGCAATGCTGGAAATTGGTAAAGACATGATCGCCAAACGCCATAGTAAGACCGGTGCTGAACGTGGCGAAGCCTATGCCAATCTATCCATGCGTTTCTTACGTGCTTTATTCAATTTCGCCATCGCGCAATATGAAGATGACAGCGGCCATGCAATCTTACGAGAAAATCCCGTGATGCGCCTCACCCAAACCCGCGCGTGGTATCGGGTAGATCGTCGTCAAACGGTTATCAAACCTCACCAGCTTGCGCCTTGGTATCAAGCCATTCTATCTCTAAAGCAAGACCAGCTTTCTAAGCAATCTGCCTTAGTGGCTGATTATCTTTTATTTCTGCTGTTCACTGGATTACGACGTCAGGAAGCGGCAACCCTGAAATGGTCAGACATTGATTTGAATGATCGGTCTTTCACATTGACTGATACCAAGAATCGAGAACCGTTGACACTACCGTTAACTGATTTTATTTCCGATCTGTTGAGAAGCAGAAAGGCCGCAACAGATTCGGAATATGTTTTTGCTGGGGATGGTAAAGCAGGATATCTAATTGAACCCCGTCGGCAGGTGCAGAAAGTCACCGAATTATCCGGTGTATCGTTCACGCTTCATGATCTGCGCCGGACTTTTATCACGGTGGCCGAGAGTATCGATATATCCGCTTATGCACTCAAACGACTGGTGAACCATAAAATGACCAATGATGTGACGGCTGGATATATTGTCAGCGATGTGGAACGCTTGAGAAAACCGATGGAAGAAATATCAGCGCAATTATTACGACACTTTGAAATCAATGAAGAAAAGAAAGTACTGAAATTTCCTGTTCATCAGAACCCTTGA
- the smbP gene encoding small metal-binding protein SmbP, translating into MNNITLLASFFIMAIISFSAVAEDTALDQAIQHAQAAATSSESKAVVQHATEAIMQATAAIKMKPIAGRYDKNEDNHISEGLKCLDDAVKEGNAGHTDAAKKAASDAVNHFKQATNIK; encoded by the coding sequence ATGAACAATATTACTTTATTAGCAAGTTTTTTTATAATGGCAATTATTTCTTTTAGTGCAGTTGCGGAAGACACTGCTTTAGATCAAGCAATTCAACACGCTCAAGCAGCGGCTACTTCGTCTGAAAGTAAAGCGGTAGTTCAGCATGCTACTGAAGCCATAATGCAAGCGACAGCTGCTATCAAAATGAAGCCAATAGCTGGTAGATATGACAAAAACGAGGACAATCATATTAGTGAAGGCCTTAAGTGTTTGGATGACGCAGTTAAAGAAGGGAATGCTGGCCATACAGATGCAGCTAAAAAAGCGGCTTCAGACGCTGTTAATCATTTTAAGCAAGCAACAAATATAAAATAA
- a CDS encoding helix-turn-helix domain-containing protein, translating into MQNPLLTTKQAAQILGVSIAFLERDRWAGARVPFVKIGARAVRYRHSDLLAYIESCLCQSTSQY; encoded by the coding sequence ATGCAAAACCCATTACTCACTACTAAACAAGCGGCACAAATCTTAGGCGTAAGCATCGCCTTTCTGGAACGAGACCGCTGGGCAGGTGCGCGGGTGCCTTTCGTCAAAATAGGCGCTCGAGCAGTTCGCTATCGCCATAGCGATCTGCTCGCTTATATTGAATCGTGTCTGTGTCAATCCACCAGTCAGTACTGA
- a CDS encoding DUF3616 domain-containing protein — MKKIKLEFEKEGKGISKSLSAFVRLEDSIFAAGDEGGDLARLKEFDDGTCFKLKELINLSDWFDLPISPQKELTKQLVEVDLEGMDFDYTNQLLWMVGSHSLKRGKANAMFDTKKNLELLGKVKPEANRFFLGCLFLHKNKNNQFRFSPSADDNNTRAAQLRCDATTSELLDEIRHDTLFTRFCDKNGGIPGKDNGIDIEGLACAPNGRVLVGMRGPVLRGIATVLELAPERIDSPNTKADQLQLTKIGPTGLKYRRHFLDLAGHGIRDLCWDGDDLLILAGPTTGLDSPPLIFRWKAAIKTFGKMSDDEEKFIWRSGNALVQQSLGSTWKQVEEGADHAEAITLFDKKRLMIGYDSPSTKRFHKPASVIVDIVDL; from the coding sequence ATGAAAAAAATCAAGCTTGAATTTGAGAAAGAAGGGAAAGGAATATCGAAATCTCTGTCTGCGTTTGTACGTTTAGAGGATTCTATTTTCGCAGCAGGCGACGAAGGGGGCGATCTAGCCAGACTTAAAGAATTTGATGATGGCACTTGCTTTAAGCTCAAAGAATTGATCAATTTGAGTGATTGGTTTGATTTGCCAATCTCGCCACAAAAAGAACTGACGAAACAGCTAGTGGAAGTTGATCTTGAAGGGATGGATTTTGACTATACGAATCAGCTCTTATGGATGGTTGGATCGCATAGTCTGAAACGCGGTAAAGCGAATGCAATGTTTGATACAAAGAAAAATTTGGAACTACTTGGTAAAGTGAAACCAGAGGCAAATCGATTTTTTCTAGGTTGCTTGTTCTTGCATAAAAACAAAAACAATCAGTTCCGATTTTCTCCGAGTGCGGACGATAACAACACACGTGCAGCTCAGCTTAGATGTGATGCAACCACAAGCGAACTGCTGGATGAGATTAGACACGACACGCTATTCACTCGTTTTTGCGACAAAAATGGTGGAATTCCTGGCAAGGACAATGGCATTGATATTGAGGGCTTAGCATGTGCACCTAATGGAAGAGTGCTTGTAGGAATGCGCGGACCAGTGCTACGAGGAATCGCAACTGTTCTTGAATTAGCGCCGGAGCGGATTGATTCACCTAATACGAAAGCCGATCAGTTGCAACTGACAAAAATTGGCCCCACTGGGCTTAAATATCGTCGCCATTTTTTGGATCTGGCTGGGCATGGGATTCGTGATTTGTGCTGGGATGGTGATGATCTTTTAATTCTTGCCGGCCCAACTACAGGTCTTGACTCACCCCCATTAATTTTTCGCTGGAAAGCAGCGATCAAGACATTTGGGAAAATGAGTGATGATGAAGAGAAGTTCATCTGGCGTTCAGGAAATGCGCTTGTGCAACAATCCCTAGGCTCAACCTGGAAGCAGGTTGAGGAAGGCGCTGATCATGCTGAAGCGATTACTTTGTTTGATAAGAAACGCTTGATGATCGGTTACGATTCACCCAGTACAAAACGTTTTCACAAACCGGCTTCGGTTATAGTGGATATCGTTGATTTGTAG
- a CDS encoding type II toxin-antitoxin system RelE/ParE family toxin, with amino-acid sequence MREPYSLLIRSQAKKKLQGLPKSERFRIAEKLEQLGRNPDDSSLDIKKLEGEPYFRLRVGNWRIIFERHDVVKIIAVEKIKPRGDAYK; translated from the coding sequence ATGCGCGAACCATACAGCTTATTGATACGGTCTCAAGCCAAGAAAAAACTACAAGGTTTGCCCAAATCAGAGCGATTCAGGATTGCCGAGAAACTGGAACAACTTGGTCGTAACCCTGATGACAGTTCGTTGGACATCAAGAAACTGGAAGGTGAACCGTACTTTCGATTAAGAGTTGGTAACTGGCGTATTATTTTTGAACGGCATGATGTCGTTAAGATTATTGCTGTTGAAAAAATCAAACCGCGTGGAGATGCTTACAAATGA
- a CDS encoding helix-turn-helix transcriptional regulator → MTLQKIKSIHGKDEYVLLPVAIYRALKDQIEKELAACETSQSAEQAYEPFILEDYVDNPVALARIKAGITQEQLAQRLGVSQAYVSQLERRSHLTNKMLERVRIAIREED, encoded by the coding sequence ATGACATTACAAAAAATAAAATCCATTCATGGAAAAGATGAATATGTCTTGTTACCTGTGGCGATTTATCGTGCCCTGAAAGATCAAATCGAAAAAGAATTGGCTGCTTGTGAGACAAGCCAAAGTGCTGAGCAAGCTTATGAGCCGTTTATTCTTGAAGATTATGTCGATAATCCTGTGGCCTTGGCACGCATCAAAGCAGGTATTACCCAAGAACAGCTTGCACAGCGGCTTGGTGTCAGTCAAGCCTATGTTAGCCAGCTCGAACGCCGTTCTCACCTGACCAACAAAATGCTTGAGCGGGTACGTATTGCTATTCGTGAGGAAGACTAG
- a CDS encoding hemerythrin domain-containing protein → MTNQTVGNKNQTTRTDVINLLKEDHKKVKSLFAEYEELQGKKVSNDKKAKIVQQICTELTLHALAEEAIVYPAAREAIEDEDLMDEADVEHAGAKKLIAELQAMNPEESHYDAKVTVLKEYIEHHVKEEEKEMFPQLKDSDVDLDQLGQEVINFKEDQKDSELKKSPPKTNTISPKKSETIHRKNS, encoded by the coding sequence ATGACAAACCAAACCGTTGGAAATAAAAATCAGACTACTCGAACAGATGTGATTAATCTTTTAAAGGAAGACCATAAAAAGGTTAAATCTCTTTTTGCAGAATATGAAGAACTTCAGGGGAAAAAAGTCAGCAATGATAAAAAAGCAAAAATTGTACAACAGATATGTACAGAACTAACTCTCCATGCATTGGCAGAAGAAGCAATAGTTTATCCTGCAGCAAGAGAAGCTATAGAAGATGAAGATCTAATGGACGAGGCAGATGTCGAACATGCTGGCGCAAAAAAATTGATAGCTGAATTACAAGCTATGAATCCAGAGGAAAGCCATTATGACGCAAAAGTTACTGTATTAAAGGAATATATTGAGCATCATGTTAAAGAAGAAGAAAAAGAGATGTTTCCCCAATTAAAAGATTCTGACGTAGATCTAGATCAATTAGGGCAAGAAGTAATAAATTTCAAAGAAGATCAGAAAGATTCTGAATTAAAAAAATCTCCCCCTAAAACAAATACCATCTCTCCTAAGAAGTCGGAAACTATTCATAGAAAAAATTCTTAA
- a CDS encoding UPF0149 family protein, with amino-acid sequence MKKNHPDTMSEADYDQLSLFLDRFKHELAMNLEMLDGFFTALHCSPEIMPPSTYFPEIWGDGEMPDDEAFENDQQAEIFVKLLLRHWNDVLHRLKNEKVFLPIIFSDESGESFSGNDWAKGFMRGTEFHRADWLDLMDNEEEGGALVAIFALFYEHDPDPSMRPYKEPVSEELREKLLINLSAGVMHIYRYFEPQRKMASQLARQTGTLRREQAKTGRNAPCPCGSGKKYKKCCGEVTLH; translated from the coding sequence GTGAAAAAAAACCACCCAGATACAATGTCTGAAGCTGACTATGATCAGCTTAGTTTATTCTTGGATCGCTTTAAGCATGAACTGGCAATGAATCTGGAGATGTTGGATGGTTTCTTTACAGCTTTGCACTGTTCCCCAGAAATAATGCCGCCAAGTACCTATTTCCCGGAAATCTGGGGTGACGGAGAAATGCCTGATGATGAAGCCTTTGAAAATGATCAGCAAGCCGAAATATTTGTGAAACTATTATTGCGTCATTGGAATGATGTTCTGCACAGATTAAAAAATGAGAAAGTTTTTTTGCCTATCATTTTCAGTGATGAATCGGGTGAGTCTTTTTCCGGTAATGATTGGGCGAAAGGATTCATGCGCGGCACAGAATTTCATCGCGCTGATTGGTTGGATTTGATGGATAACGAAGAAGAAGGCGGTGCATTGGTAGCCATTTTTGCGCTTTTTTACGAACATGATCCTGATCCAAGCATGCGGCCATACAAAGAACCAGTTAGTGAAGAATTGCGTGAAAAGTTATTGATAAACCTATCTGCTGGTGTGATGCACATTTATCGTTATTTTGAGCCTCAGCGAAAAATGGCGTCACAATTAGCAAGACAAACAGGCACACTGCGCCGCGAACAGGCAAAAACAGGACGAAATGCCCCTTGTCCTTGCGGCTCCGGGAAAAAATACAAAAAGTGTTGTGGAGAAGTAACGCTGCATTAG
- a CDS encoding CsbD family protein: MNNDQLKGLLEEVIGRFKEVAGKIVNDKKMELEGNLQKNAGKAQAKWGYVKEIIKKDSRTKITNGFIVKPMEYSSAHRIPKYLQSYFYRSLK, from the coding sequence ATGAACAATGATCAACTAAAAGGTCTCCTGGAAGAGGTGATAGGTAGATTTAAAGAAGTTGCTGGCAAGATAGTCAATGACAAGAAAATGGAACTAGAAGGAAATCTTCAAAAGAATGCTGGTAAGGCTCAGGCAAAGTGGGGGTATGTCAAAGAAATTATAAAAAAAGACAGTAGAACGAAAATCACTAATGGATTTATCGTTAAACCAATGGAATATAGTTCTGCACACCGCATACCCAAATACTTACAATCATATTTTTACCGGAGCTTAAAATGA